From Glycine soja cultivar W05 chromosome 4, ASM419377v2, whole genome shotgun sequence, the proteins below share one genomic window:
- the LOC114410869 gene encoding uncharacterized protein LOC114410869, whose protein sequence is MPLYSKFLKDMLTKKGKYIHSDNIVVEGNCSAVIQRILPPKYKDPGSVTIPYSIGVVSVGKSLIDLGANINLMSLSMCRRIGELEIMPTRMTLQLADRSITRPYGVVEDVLVKVRQLTFPADFVIMDIEEDAEVPLILGPPFMLTTNCVVDMGKGNLQIGIDDQKITFDLFDAEKHSLDLNICSKMDEVKNEMVLMARAKLGLDP, encoded by the coding sequence atgccactctactccaagTTTCTGAAAGATATGCTAACCAAGAAGGGAAAATATATCCATAGTGATAATATTGTGGTGGAGGGAAACTGCAGTGCTGTTATCCAAAGAATCCTTccccctaaatacaaggatccaGGGAGTGTCACAATCCCTTACTCTATTGGTGTGGTGTCTGTTGGGAAATCCCTCATTGATTTGGGGGCcaacataaatttgatgtcTCTCTCCATGTGTAGAAGGATTGGAGAGCTGGAAATTATGCCAACAAGAATGACATTGCAGCTGGCAGATCGATCTATCACAAGGCCTTATGGTGTagttgaagatgttttggtcaaGGTGCGACAACTCACCTTCCCTGCAGACTTCGTGATCATGGATATTGAAGAGGATGCTGAAGTCCCATTGATCTTGGGCCCTCCCTTCATGTTAACCACCAATTGTGTGGTGGATATGGGGAAAGGTAATCTGCAAATAGGAATAGATGATCAGAAGATCACATTTGATTTGTTTGATGCCGAAAAGCACTCACTTGATCTGAATATTTGTTCAAAGATGGATGAAGTTAAGAATGAGATGGTTTTGATGGCTAGAGCCAAGCTTGGTCTAGACCCTTGA